Sequence from the Vitis riparia cultivar Riparia Gloire de Montpellier isolate 1030 unplaced genomic scaffold, EGFV_Vit.rip_1.0 scaffold788_pilon_pilon, whole genome shotgun sequence genome:
CTTATACTCTTTccctttgatttcaaaataataatctcCAACCcgttttgaaatgattttccaatttctgttttttttttaaatgatttcaagtcatcaaattttccatcctTAGGGTTTTCAGATACCAacatctcatttttaataaaatttggtcgccattttctttttggcgagccactttcgaattttctttgattttcaaaatgttttaaaataagtgtgaatttatttttcgtaattcttggtgatagaatttacgaaattaattcatacaaaaataaacgggctttggtgggggccccacatcaaataaatttttatcaaaataaaagtgaatttgaaataataccATGTATGATATTGGTGTTTCTTTATCTGATTGGGTGATATGGGTGATACACTTTATGTTCATTActatgcactaaccccattttgtGATAGTGCATTGCCGTTTGCTGATCAGGTACGCGTCCACTTCCACTTTGATTATTCTCTATGCATATCCTGATTCTTATATGTGCGTGATCATTCAAGATATTCATTcatttactcatcaattgccatgtcagcttcattttattagtagagacccgactttagggacttagaggggtgctacggtctttaccgtaccttcccgataagtaacctgaccctcgaacccgatccggattttcgtagatcaccttttccaaaataaggagtcacacttagggtttttctttcttattttgtttaccctttaaaaataaaacaaaaataagtggcgactccaagtcattttttttaatcaataaaatcattttttcaaataaaaatcgagctcgccatcgagtggggaaacgcatgagccgaaatgcggggtccacagaaACCCTCTGCctgttccatataaatttctttgtctaaatcaccatggagaaatgcattcttaacatccatctgctcaatctccaaatcaagaCTATCTGCCAAGCCCAAAACTACACGAATAGACAACATCTTAACAACAGGAGAAAAAATCTCATCAAGCTTACCTGTGGAGATTAAATTCATGCGGATATCTGGAATGTGTTTGACATTCTTCAAAATCAACATAGTACCATTTCTAGTCTCCAAACACACATCTCCCATACCAATGGCTTTAGCTGAGCCATCATTACCCATCATAACACTTCCAAAGTCACTAGATGTGTAGGATGTAAAGAAATCTTTCCGAGGTGTAGCATGGATTGAGGCACCTCTATCAATCACCCAACTAGTCTCCTGGCAAGCAAAATTAACAACATCACTATCATAAACAATAAGGAAATCTGAAGTGGTAGTGACAACTcgatcatcttcatcatcattgtcATTCTTCTTGTCCTTCACTTTCCCTTGTTTCATATCTCTCTTCAATTGGCAACGATACTTTCTTATATGCCCTTTCAAATGGCAATAATGACACTCAACATTGGCAAACTTGTTAGTCTTGCTTTTGCTACTGTTTCTATTCTTCAAACCTCTACTTTTACTCCTCCCCCTTTTTCAGTAACTAGGACATCTGACTGTGAAGAAGAACCCTATGACTTTCttctcatctcttcattcaGAACACAACTCTTAACCAAATCCATATTCGTAGTACCATCTGGGGCTGAGTTAGATAAGGAAGTTCTAAATGTCTCCCACAAGTCCGACAATGTACCAAGAAGCCACAACCCTTGCACTTCTTCCTCAAACTTGATATTCATTCCAGCCAACTGATTAATAATACCTTGAAATGTATTCAAGTGATCTGTCATAGGAGTTCCATCTTGATACTTCAAGCTAATCATCTTCTTgataaaaaacaacttattatTACTAGTCTTTCGAGCATATAACTGTTCGAGCTTGTTCCATAAACTCTGTGCATTTTTCTCTTCACTAACATGATTGAGAACATTATCATCTATCTATTGTTTGATATAACCACAAACTTGCCGATGAAGTAAATTCCATTCTGCATCAGTTTTATTTTCTGGCTTTTCAGAAGCAAACACAGGCAAATAATAATCCTTCACATACAATAAGTCTTCCATCTTTCCTTTCCAAACATGATAATTAGAGCCATTCAGGGTAATCATTCTACTTATATTGCTTTCCATTGTTCTACACAAGGCACAAATTATATTGAActtggctttgataccactttGATGGGATAAATACAAACAATACACAACTAGGTTTTATCCCCTCTTGTGAGAACCTAATAGGAATTAATCAAGTAGAGAAGCAAAAATTCACTCAATCAACAAGCATATGAACACTAATAATTTTAGCGTGGAAAACCTTCTCCAAtatgagaagtaaaaaccacgAGACCCTTAAGCCACTTAAAAActccactaatataattaatgggttacacaattctctctagatAAAACTAGAGGCATACATAACCATATCTCAAGACAAATTGATCTTggcaatttcaacaactttgcATAAAAACAATGGAGAGATCTCACCAAACATACCACTGTTCTTGGACTGAAAGATAACTTTTTcgaactccaaatccaatcttcACCGTTTAGAATGAAGATTAATGAGTTACAAATGTGTTCTCCAAAAATCGACTCAATCGAACCACAGATTAACCTTAATCGGAGTTCATGATCAAAACTGTCCGGATAGAAAACGCATCAAAATGGAGGCTCTGTTCTTGGACTGAAAGACGACTGTCTGGATctccaaatccgatctccaccgttcagaatgaagatcaatgagtcacgaacctctcctccaaatttcaggtCGATCGGCCCACAGATGAAGCAGGATCAGGCCTTTGATGAAATATGGGCAGTGAAGAAAAAAACTGaatttttctctctaacttaaaaaatggtggttctctctttctctctcttttctcctaCCTCTAGTGGCTGcaaaaaattagaagaagaagaagaagagggattttttttttctagcccTTTTATATAAAGGCCTAAGAGGCCTTAAATTTTGGGCTCTTAATTTGGGCCTTCCACATGAggaaaaaaaacccaacaaatGCCTGTCCCAAAATTAAGAACAACTAAGCCTAACCTTGGACTGAAGGTAGCAATGCTCTTTCTTTTACTTTGAATTGCTCCCATCAAGTGCTGGAAGAGACCCGGAAAGAACCTCAGCTGCCAACTCCAACTCCTCCTCTGTTATGATCAATGGAGGCACTAGCCTCACAACATTCCCCTTTCCAGTGGTGAGCACCAGGAAGCCGGCTTCTCGACAGGCATCCACTAGCGGCGAGGCCTGGACGTCaagctcaatcccaacaatgaGCCCAAGCCCACGTACTTCTTTCACATGTGGGTTATGTCCCAACTTCTGGGTTAAAATTTGCTTCAAGTGTTGGCCCTTCTTGGCGGCGCTAGCCAAGAAGTTGGGTTCTAAGAATTTTTCAAAGACAGCAAGAGCAGCGTTGCAGACAAGGGGGCTGCCGAAAAAAGTGCTTCCATGGTCATCGAAGCTTATGGCAGAAGCAACTCGTTCGGTGACCAGAACAACACCGATAGGTAAGCCTCCAGCAAGAGGCTTGGCAGGTGTCATTATGTCAGGAATACACCATAGGACTCATGAGCCCAGAGGTGCCTAGTTCGGCCTAGACCACATTGAACCTATAGAACAGGATCATAACATGATCAAGATAggaaaattgaacaaataattaGAGGACAAGAAGTATGAATTGATGGGATAAACACAAACAATGCACAACCAAGTTTTATCCCCTATTGTGATAACCTAATAGGAATTAATCAAATAGAGTAACAAGAATTCACCAAATCAACAAGTATATGAACACCAACAATTTTTAGTGTGGACAACCTTCTCCAATGTGAGAAGTAAAAACCATAGGATCCTTAGGCCACTTAAAAACTCCACTAATATAATCGATGAGTGacacaattctctctagatAAAACTAGAGGCATACATAAACCATATTTCAAGACAAATTAATCTTGGCAATTTCAACAACTTGACATAAAGACAATGGAGAAATCTCACCAAACATAGTCATTGTTCTTGGACTGAAATATAATTGTTCcgaactccaaatccaatctctaccgttcagaatgaagatcaatgagtttTGAACGTGCTCACCAAAAATCAACTCAATCGAACCATGAATTAACCTTGATCGGAGCTCATGATAAAAAACATCCGgatagaaaactcaccaaaatagAGGCTCTATTCTCGAATTGAAAGAAGACTGTTCGgaactccaaatccgatctccaCTATTCAAattgaagatcaatgagtcaCGAACCTCTCCAAATTTCAAGTTGATCAGCCCTCAGACAAAGTGGGATtggacctttgatgaaatttggacaatgaagaaaaactgagtttttctctctaacttcaAAAATGATGGTTCtccccttctctctcttttctccttctacttttttttttctttttacctcCGATGGCTgcaaaaaattggaagaagaagaagaagaagaagaagagggattcttcttctaacccttttatataaaggcCGAAGAGGCCTTAAATTTTAGGTTCTTAATTTGGGCCTTCCACATGAGGAAAAACCCAACATGAATTTGGTTTAAAACTGAAGGCTGTTGGAGCgacaaacaaaatgaaatagattATTCACACAGAATAAATCTCAAATGCAGTCTCATCACCTTTGGACACTTCTGCTTTTCAGAGACAGAATCCTCTACCGTTTTTCATTCTAGTTGGGATTCAGCAAACAATGCAGTGTGCTTTTATGTATTAATTCCCTAACTGCATAACAAATGGAAACTGGATTCTGACatcaacttgtttttttatttcaattcatATTTGGTTTGGGAATTGGAGttaggaagaaaaaaacacCTTCACCTCACTCATTTAAACATAAAAGCAATAATGGCGATTTAGGGATCCATCTATAGAATTCCTAtcttttttgtatcttttcATGCAGCaaggattttaatttttctgttttcctttttaatttcttatggGGTTGGGAGTGCAAACAATTCTTCCTAGTCTAGACATCATCCCAATATCTTCTGGAAAACATTATTCATTAACGAAGTAGTGAAGCAGAAAGTTTCTACCTGAAATGAGTTGAGGCGGACATCTAAAGAAGGTAAACCAAGAGACACCAGATTGAGGCAAATACCCAATATGCGCACCAAACGTAAAAGctatgaaatcaaatataagggGATTGAAAAATGACTTTCACAGATATTATTTTCTGATATAATACAGTAGGTTTTAGGAAAATCCGACCATAGAATAAAATCCTTGCATACATGTACTGAAAAAATTATCTGCAATTTGGCTGTTTCCTATCAAGCAATATAGGCAACATGAAATATGACTCGCTACACTCACTCGATGCCAGAAAGGTCTTAGTATGAGGGAAATATGGTGGTTCCTTAAGTTTCTTCAATGCTGGTATCCCACAATGGTATCCTCTGCGTCTCTTTCCATTCTTCAACTTCATGAGCTGTGTGTATCAGGGAAATATGTGAAATCATTCTCCATCTTCAACTGCTGCATCAACGGCAGAAGGAAATGTAGAAGGAAGAAGTTGATTCCAATTATTCTCCTTTGTTTTGTGGTTTTGCATTAAAGAAACACATCCCAACAGCCTGGCAGACAATgcttatgaaaaataaaataaagagacaTGATGAAGTGAAAAGAGGATTATCCCAATGAATGAAGCAAAGGTATTCTCTTGATTTTCAGTTGATGCTTTGTTTGCCCTGTTTTAGCTCCTTAAAACTCTTTCTTTCAGCTGCACTCTAAAATCCTCTGAATTTTCACCTTCTTTCCCCCAGTGCTCCCTAGGATTTACAGTAGGCAACCTGCCAATATTTGATTTTGGGTATCGATTTCATAGTTCTGagatttaaaattccaatttattttctttttctttacattAATTTTCTCAACAAATAAGCAGTTTATCATCTtctaattttatgaaatcaaccaaatctcaaacaGAGCACCCacaaaaccacaaaaaaaaaaggatcgaaaaagtgaaaaattgcCAATTCAACCTTCCTTTCAATACAAAAGCGTTGAATCTATATTTATCATCATCTTCAAGTTTTATGGCATAGGCTGACGGGAGAATAATGAAAGTAAAACAGAAGCTCTGACAAGATAATCAGAACTTGGAGCTCAAGTTTGTAGACATGGAAGCTCATGTGCAGTGGAAAAGATGAAAATGCCTGGTGATGATCCAACAATGCACTAATCGAGGCTTGTGGGAATTGGAGAAGATTGCCGTGTCTTCCTTTGAACTTTtgcattttgattttgaatttcatgGAGATTAAGGGATTGTTTCCTGGAGAAGGAGGtgggagaaaaataaatgatgatgttgCCAAACAATCTttacaaataacatctatttttgcatttttctacAAGAATTTTACCTGATAGTTGTGCATTATCTAATGGCTCCACCACTCCCAAGTGCCAAACAATCTAATGAAGTGTGTAGAGTGAGAAACTAgagataaattaaatataatcaaaatacatgaaaagttaacataatatttcaaatagaaaataaaataatatcttgaGAGGCAGACTCAAACAATCACAATGCACATTTGGACTTGgccatttttatattatgaaaatttttaaatgcaattatatatatatatatatatatataaagggaaGAAAAAGGGATTTTACCTGTAATAAGACGAATGCAATGGGTGCTCAAATCTTGCCTCAAATTTTTGAGGGTTGAAAATATGGAGTGAGGTTGTGCATAATGGTTTGATCCTCCCAATCCAAACCATCCCACCATTCTTGGTCTCCCAtgattttctctaatttcttgcTCACTCCAGTATTGGAATCAAATGGCAACTTCCTCAAACTTGAACATCCAAGCATAAGAATGTGTCTTAAAGATGGAAAAGGTAGGGCACGTCCATGTATACTTCTTAGCTTTGGTAGATAAATTAAAGTGAGAGATACGAGTCTTGAGAATACACCCAAATGATCTACTTCAACAATTTCTAAAACTTTACTCCTTTCATCATCTATCACTTTTTCCATTGATTCACAGAATTCAACACTTAGAAATTGAAGGTTTGGAGCACAAATAAGCCATGTCAAATTCAACAATTTATGACATCCAAATATTTCGACATCACAAAGGTTGTTCAAGCATTGGTGCCTTAGGAATTTTGAGGAGACCACcacttccttttcaaaattgattttcacatCTTGCAATTCAACACAATTTGTAATACGGAGTGTCTCTATATAAAGGGATAGTTGGACCAGGTTCATACGCTTACAAACTAATTGTAGCCATCTTGTGGATCTTTGCAACTTGAGGGAGTTAAATAATGTTTGGATGGTTGATACACTTGTAAGGTTGATGGATATATCATCAATGTGTTCCAATTGCTCTAACTCTTCTAATAACCTTCTTTCATCATCTCCCGTAAAGTCTGACCTTACAATCGTGCTATACATGCTGAACAATTGCAAAGAGGAAAGACTCGATACCATTTGAGATGGAAGTGACTTGAGCAAATACATATCATTCAATATCAAGcaccttaattttttcaaattcttgagCTCCACAGGTAAGTATTTTATACTTAGACCTGACAAATTAAGATATTGCAAAGTAACTAAGTTTCCAATCTCCGCAGGTAACTTTGTAAGTTCAAAATTGTTTGACAAGTCCAAAACTCTTATAATAGGCATGTTTGTAAAGAATCTATTTGGAAATGATCGAATAAACTTACGTGGTGCCAAAAAGGTCTCCATATTAGGGAAATATGGTGGTTCCCTAAGTTCTTCAATGTCGGTATCCCACAATGATATCCTCTGTGtctctttccatttttcaaCTTCCTGAGCTCTAATCGATTCAACTCCATTTTTTACCACAAATTTGTTCTTCTTCCCATTTTTGCGAGCCAACCACAAAGCCATATCACGAATAACATCATgcatcttcaaatatttgtcttttttatcTAATTGAGATTTGCCATTCTCTAATAGACATGCAAGCTGTAAACTTTTAATAACTTCTTCTCCTTGATTTCTTGCTTCTTGTACGTTGTCATATTCATCCAGAAAACCCTCCCCGATCCAAAGTTGTATAAGTTTTCGATGAGAGATTTCATAATCCTCCGGAAATAAAGAGCAATATAGGAAACACGATTTGATGGCTTCATCGGGTAGGCTATCATAACTGAATGCCAAGCGTGAAAACAGACGATTCTCCATGCCTGGAAACTTTGCCGGATAATTCTTCaacatttgtatttttttctcccATTCTTCGGGTGTTTTTGTTCCCGCCATTGCTCGCCCTATGGTGATGAGGGCAAGTGGTAAGCCGCAACACTCTTTGGCAACCATCTCCGCCAGCTTTGGTATATCTGGATGAAAATTTATGGTGTCTGCTCCCACCTTGGTCTGAAACAGAGCAAATGCATCCTCCCATGGGAGACAATTCACTTCAATGCTCTCCGTAACTTCCATATCTTGGCACACATCTTTAGATCGCGTTGTAAATACCATCTTCAACTTATCTTGATGATTCAGAGGAGGAATACCAACTTTGGATAGATCCAGCCGCTCCCATATGTCATCTAACAAAAGCACAAATTTCTTTGTCTTCAGGACATTGAATATTTCTTCTGCCCTTTCATCCTCACTCCTATCTTCCCATTTAACTTTGCCAATCTCCAATTTATTGAAAAGAACTTGCTGAACTTTTTCCACATTAGCTGGTCTGGACACAGTCACCCAAATCACTGCTTCAAATTCAAGCCTGGTTTTGAGGAGCTCATTGTTGATCCTGGTCAAGAGGGTGGTTTTGCCCACACCCCCCATTCCATATAATCCGATACTGCTTACCTGCTCTCCATCATCTTGGAGCCATTTCCAGACCTTCCCAAACAACAAATCTTGGCCCACAGTCTTGTCCAGAGGCCTCTCGATCACGGGAGGACCAGGCAAAGGTTCAGCAACTACACTGAAATTTGAGCCCTCCGTCTTCTTTACCGTCACAGCATCCATCTTTTCAAGTACCATCTTGCCAAGCTTGTAGCTAGCGCCACAGTTTTTAGTACAACAGGTTCCGAGACATTTCTTCTGGATTTCTTCATCACCTTTGGCCAATATTTCCTTCACTTGTTCTTCCATGGCTTCTACATTGTGGAGCCAGCCATCGACTACATGAGTACACTTCTTCTGAAGTTTCTCTTCACGTTCCACCCATTCCTTCACATCTTCGTATAGGTTCTTGAGTTCCTCCATTGCAGTTCTCAAAGAGTTGAGATTTTGTGGGAGATGACGGATGTAAACAGCACGCTTGGCAGTGCAATACCACAAGCGAGTAGTGACATCCAGGATTGGGCTCACACAATCCATGAAGAAAACAAGGACTGGGATTCAAAGCCAAGAAGAACTTAATCAGAATAGGAAAACAGGTGCTGGATTGAAGTTGgagaggaaaagagaagaattcTGGATTTATGTTTGTTGTGTACAAAACCCAGCAAAGTTGAAGATGACTAAGGAGAAAAGTAATAATGAAatatcaccttttttttttttcttcaagtaaAAGACTCAGCAATCAGCATAAGGGTCCACCACTAGTGATattttcccattcttttcttccttttctgtTTCCATCGATCAAGCTTAGTAATTTAGATATAAAGTTTGTGTGTACTGCATATAATTCTTCACCACtgtttttgaaatataattcTTTTCTCTTGGTAGGTTGAGATccattttattagtaatttaGGAATTTAGTAGGTTTCTTTCATCATTCCGAATACGAATTTATTAggaatttaggaatttttttgtaATCCCATTCCAAGTTTGTGAATTCattggtttttgaatttttgataatataaataaacaaaatttgtgtatttatttttgagaaaataatttttatttatttgagaaaCCAATACATTCAAATTGCTCATTATAACCTACCTTGACTATTGTGGATTAGGGTAGACATTTTAACCTGCTATAATAACAATCAAGAACATAAGAGGAAAGTGACAAACTAATAGAGAGAGAAGTCATGCAAATAAATCACTTAAACTCAATAAGTCCACCATGCTAGAATTCCCATTTCTCAGTtaggaaaacaaataaagaaaaaaaaaaaaaatcaaatgcacAACTAATTAAATACCAAATTTTTCCTTAACTCAAGTTCCAGTTTGAACCTCTTACTATCCCAACAAAATCGTTATTTTGTCTATCGGTATATTTT
This genomic interval carries:
- the LOC117910617 gene encoding acetylornithine aminotransferase, mitochondrial-like, with protein sequence MTPAKPLAGGLPIGVVLVTERVASAISFDDHGSTFFGSPLVCNAALAVFEKFLEPNFLASAAKKGQHLKQILTQKLGHNPHVKEVRGLGLIVGIELDVQASPLVDACREAGFLVLTTGKGNVVRLVPPLIITEEELELAAEVLSGSLPALDGSNSK
- the LOC117910620 gene encoding probable disease resistance protein At5g63020, whose amino-acid sequence is MDCVSPILDVTTRLWYCTAKRAVYIRHLPQNLNSLRTAMEELKNLYEDVKEWVEREEKLQKKCTHVVDGWLHNVEAMEEQVKEILAKGDEEIQKKCLGTCCTKNCGASYKLGKMVLEKMDAVTVKKTEGSNFSVVAEPLPGPPVIERPLDKTVGQDLLFGKVWKWLQDDGEQVSSIGLYGMGGVGKTTLLTRINNELLKTRLEFEAVIWVTVSRPANVEKVQQVLFNKLEIGKVKWEDRSEDERAEEIFNVLKTKKFVLLLDDIWERLDLSKVGIPPLNHQDKLKMVFTTRSKDVCQDMEVTESIEVNCLPWEDAFALFQTKVGADTINFHPDIPKLAEMVAKECCGLPLALITIGRAMAGTKTPEEWEKKIQMLKNYPAKFPGMENRLFSRLAFSYDSLPDEAIKSCFLYCSLFPEDYEISHRKLIQLWIGEGFLDEYDNVQEARNQGEEVIKSLQLACLLENGKSQLDKKDKYLKMHDVIRDMALWLARKNGKKNKFVVKNGVESIRAQEVEKWKETQRISLWDTDIEELREPPYFPNMETFLAPRKFIRSFPNRFFTNMPIIRVLDLSNNFELTKLPAEIGNLVTLQYLNLSGLSIKYLPVELKNLKKLRCLILNDMYLLKSLPSQMVSSLSSLQLFSMYSTIVRSDFTGDDERRLLEELEQLEHIDDISINLTSVSTIQTLFNSLKLQRSTRWLQLVCKRMNLVQLSLYIETLRITNCVELQDVKINFEKEVVVSSKFLRHQCLNNLCDVEIFGCHKLLNLTWLICAPNLQFLSVEFCESMEKVIDDERSKVLEIVEVDHLGVFSRLVSLTLIYLPKLRSIHGRALPFPSLRHILMLGCSSLRKLPFDSNTGVSKKLEKIMGDQEWWDGLDWEDQTIMHNLTPYFQPSKI